From the Desulfohalovibrio reitneri genome, one window contains:
- a CDS encoding lipopolysaccharide biosynthesis protein, translating into MFRIMRFAQQQIAALPFGTMPVLLCTMGAQALLLLGTPLLTRLYTPAEYGGFAIFLSLTGVLGVASCLRLEQAVMLPRSPRRLRGLTAASSVLCLAVACLVLAGVALLTVAAEWRTWFWLLPAGVLLRGLTQLLQVMANRRRLVRLMGISRMGMAVATLGSQAVLALTGLGAMGLAGGYVAGQALGVGVLCLGVGGELIRALAASNRLGMLAAVRRYRRFALLEAPGALLNAAAVEIPVILAAAFFGDSQAGQYALAARASTFPAGLLSMSAGQMFYREAVADVRRMGRIGQPLFRMVRFSLVVGVPGYLLLALLAPWLFGPVFGAEWTEAGRVTAVLAPACLLMFVAGPVSTSFAAFERQDLLLRYHGAAVLVALVGFGAGQYMGGLLWATALFSAFQAMRYAAMLVSIRSLNRTGANEERKVG; encoded by the coding sequence ATGTTTCGCATAATGCGCTTCGCCCAGCAGCAGATCGCCGCCCTGCCTTTCGGCACCATGCCGGTGCTGCTCTGCACCATGGGGGCGCAAGCCCTGCTGCTGCTGGGCACGCCGCTTCTTACCCGTCTCTACACCCCGGCTGAATACGGCGGCTTCGCCATCTTCCTCTCCCTGACCGGCGTTCTGGGCGTGGCCTCCTGCCTGCGCCTGGAGCAGGCGGTCATGCTGCCCCGCTCTCCGCGAAGGCTTCGCGGCCTCACGGCCGCCTCGTCGGTCCTTTGCCTGGCCGTCGCTTGCCTGGTGCTGGCCGGGGTGGCGTTGCTGACTGTTGCTGCCGAGTGGCGAACCTGGTTTTGGCTACTGCCGGCCGGGGTGCTGCTGCGTGGGCTGACGCAACTGCTGCAAGTCATGGCCAATCGCCGCAGGCTGGTTCGCCTGATGGGCATTTCCCGCATGGGCATGGCTGTCGCAACCCTGGGGTCCCAGGCTGTGTTGGCCTTGACGGGGCTGGGCGCGATGGGCTTGGCGGGAGGGTATGTTGCAGGGCAGGCCCTCGGCGTCGGGGTGCTCTGCCTGGGGGTGGGCGGGGAACTCATCCGCGCCCTGGCGGCCTCGAACCGGCTCGGCATGCTGGCGGCGGTGCGGCGCTACCGCCGCTTCGCGCTCCTGGAGGCACCTGGCGCGCTTCTGAACGCCGCGGCCGTGGAGATCCCAGTCATCCTGGCGGCGGCCTTCTTCGGCGATTCCCAGGCCGGTCAATACGCCCTGGCCGCGCGCGCATCCACTTTCCCCGCGGGCCTGCTTTCCATGAGCGCCGGGCAGATGTTCTACCGCGAGGCGGTGGCGGACGTCAGGCGCATGGGGCGCATCGGCCAGCCTCTCTTCCGCATGGTGCGGTTCAGTCTTGTGGTCGGCGTTCCCGGCTATCTGCTGCTCGCCTTGCTGGCTCCGTGGCTGTTCGGCCCGGTCTTTGGGGCGGAATGGACCGAAGCGGGGCGGGTCACGGCAGTGCTGGCCCCGGCCTGTCTGCTGATGTTCGTGGCCGGTCCAGTATCCACCAGTTTCGCCGCTTTTGAGCGGCAGGACCTGCTGCTGCGCTACCATGGGGCGGCAGTACTGGTCGCCCTTGTTGGTTTCGGGGCGGGACAGTACATGGGCGGACTGCTTTGGGCCACGGCCCTGTTTTCCGCGTTCCAGGCCATGCGCTACGCGGCCATGCTGGTTTCCATCCGCAGTCTTAACCGAACCGGAGCGAACGAAGAAAGGAAAGTGGGATGA
- a CDS encoding D-glycero-alpha-D-manno-heptose-1,7-bisphosphate 7-phosphatase, translated as MSGEKSQGQGCLKLFFTDPGGAARPAAFLDRDGVLNEDTGYVHRPEDFQWKPGAREAVRLLNQRGYWVLLVTNQSGIARGYYGPEELIELSRWMQDELAAAGARLDAVYACPHHPEKGRGDYGRVCSCRKPGPGLLREAMTDYPIDPTGSFLVGDSERDLEAARNAGVAGFLYEGGDVESLVLACLSSV; from the coding sequence ATGAGCGGAGAGAAATCACAAGGGCAGGGGTGCCTGAAGCTTTTTTTCACCGACCCCGGGGGCGCGGCGCGTCCGGCCGCCTTTCTGGATCGCGACGGCGTGCTCAATGAGGACACCGGCTACGTGCACCGCCCCGAGGACTTCCAGTGGAAACCGGGGGCGCGGGAGGCGGTCCGCCTGCTCAACCAGCGCGGCTACTGGGTGCTGCTGGTGACCAACCAGTCCGGCATCGCCAGGGGGTATTACGGGCCTGAAGAATTGATCGAGTTAAGCCGCTGGATGCAGGATGAGCTGGCCGCGGCCGGGGCCCGCCTGGACGCTGTCTACGCCTGCCCGCACCACCCTGAAAAGGGCAGGGGAGACTATGGCCGGGTGTGTTCCTGCCGCAAACCGGGTCCAGGGCTTCTGCGGGAAGCGATGACCGATTATCCTATCGATCCCACGGGAAGCTTCCTGGTGGGGGACTCCGAGCGCGACCTTGAGGCGGCGCGAAACGCCGGAGTGGCGGGCTTCTTGTATGAAGGGGGGGACGTGGAGAGTCTTGTGCTGGCCTGCCTGTCAAGCGTATGA
- the qrcA gene encoding menaquinone reductase multiheme cytochrome c subunit QrcA yields MDRSRRSEQGGIAFLLLGLLLGLGFGWFVFPQLLFSEETQPVQFSHRVHMEDVGMACDECHYYREDGSFNGYPSNEECAMCHFAPTGGDREADKAIDHFVTEYYEKGVEVPWVTYQEQPDNVYFSHIAHDGWDCAECHPDIGNADDSPKAYRNRLTGYTKTTMKMWECERCHARSGVSNACYVCHK; encoded by the coding sequence ATGGACCGTTCAAGACGATCTGAGCAGGGGGGAATCGCCTTCCTCCTCCTGGGGCTGTTGCTGGGCCTGGGATTCGGCTGGTTCGTCTTCCCGCAACTGCTGTTTAGCGAGGAGACGCAGCCGGTCCAATTCAGTCACCGTGTCCACATGGAAGATGTGGGCATGGCGTGCGACGAGTGCCACTATTACCGGGAGGACGGCTCCTTCAACGGGTACCCCTCCAACGAAGAGTGCGCCATGTGCCACTTCGCGCCCACTGGTGGCGACAGAGAGGCCGATAAGGCCATCGACCACTTCGTCACCGAGTACTACGAAAAAGGCGTCGAGGTGCCCTGGGTCACCTACCAGGAACAGCCAGACAATGTGTACTTCTCGCACATCGCCCATGACGGCTGGGACTGCGCCGAGTGCCACCCGGACATAGGCAACGCGGACGATTCCCCGAAGGCCTACCGCAATCGGCTGACCGGCTACACCAAGACCACCATGAAGATGTGGGAGTGCGAACGCTGCCACGCCCGTAGCGGCGTCAGCAACGCCTGCTACGTCTGCCACAAATAG
- the qrcB gene encoding menaquinone reductase molybdopterin-binding-like subunit QrcB has product MSVTRRAILFALGAGAGVTFSPLAWKLTDDISIWTQNWPWIPRLQYGPIGEKPALSKLIQSGAPIKVATAGERPITVKGNPDNPLSKGSIPSLPASEVQMLYKPARVQGPLKKSGEGFESISWDEAEKLLADRMRKAGASTAMISGDETGTANEVFSSVVRGLGSDDYYVMPSEHHLAAVAWHRHMGGRGHPGFDIDNADHVLFLGPDALECWGTPTRTASAFESSHPTAHKPTAAWAYCGPVKNRTASVCDAYHPAPPGAEAAVAMGIAYHLMEMGRSVDAPDFGAFRSLVMSKFTPSQVERSTGVSADTLKKAAQSLARARRPLVVMGSVTGQGGEPAAFVAGMAVNLLLGNLGKPGGLRPVPEQPAVVPGGMTRSELMATDVVAWLKRVGKGEKPAPELLLVYEANPRYALPEAEAMGEALDKAGFTVSFSSFMDETAAKADLILPNPMSLERQDDLMTPYGSAFASYTLGRPVTAPVKDAKPTTDLFLSLAGKLGQNPGFKDFAAVLAGRAESLGAMGGYISGGKDPAEAIMAGSQPSGGDLAKGLEAGRAWLHTAPVAQTGLSLATDVLAEGAAYTKPSGGSLALAPQKHLNVGTGSMAIPGFNLPTLRDEELQNGKMAVFMCSETAKLAGVTKGDPVTLSNDAGSVSGYALIDETVMPGVVSAPLGFGHTHWDEFSAGRGDNVNKVLTVSEANGLTSWNRVSVKVAKS; this is encoded by the coding sequence ATGAGCGTTACTCGCAGAGCCATCCTCTTCGCGCTGGGCGCTGGGGCGGGCGTGACCTTCAGCCCCCTTGCCTGGAAGCTGACCGACGACATCTCCATCTGGACCCAGAACTGGCCCTGGATCCCCCGCCTGCAATACGGCCCCATCGGAGAGAAACCCGCCCTGTCCAAGCTGATCCAGTCCGGCGCGCCCATCAAGGTGGCCACTGCCGGGGAGCGGCCCATTACGGTCAAGGGCAACCCCGACAATCCGCTTTCCAAGGGAAGCATTCCCTCGCTGCCCGCCTCCGAGGTGCAGATGCTCTACAAGCCCGCCCGCGTGCAGGGGCCGTTGAAAAAGAGCGGCGAGGGCTTCGAGTCCATCTCCTGGGACGAGGCGGAGAAGCTCCTGGCCGACAGGATGCGCAAGGCCGGGGCTTCCACGGCCATGATCTCCGGCGACGAAACCGGCACGGCCAACGAGGTCTTTTCCTCGGTGGTGCGCGGGTTGGGCTCGGACGACTACTACGTCATGCCCAGCGAGCATCACTTGGCGGCCGTGGCTTGGCACAGGCACATGGGAGGGCGGGGACACCCCGGCTTCGACATCGACAACGCCGACCACGTCCTCTTCCTGGGGCCCGACGCCCTGGAGTGCTGGGGCACCCCGACCCGCACCGCCAGCGCCTTTGAATCGAGCCATCCCACCGCGCACAAGCCCACCGCCGCGTGGGCCTACTGCGGTCCGGTCAAGAACCGCACCGCTTCGGTCTGCGATGCCTACCACCCCGCGCCTCCGGGAGCCGAGGCCGCCGTGGCCATGGGCATCGCCTATCATCTCATGGAGATGGGCCGCAGTGTGGACGCCCCCGACTTCGGCGCCTTCCGCTCCCTGGTCATGAGCAAGTTCACACCCAGCCAGGTGGAACGCTCCACCGGGGTCTCCGCCGACACCCTCAAGAAGGCCGCGCAGTCCCTGGCCCGCGCCCGCAGGCCCCTGGTGGTCATGGGCAGCGTCACCGGCCAAGGCGGCGAACCCGCGGCCTTCGTGGCCGGCATGGCCGTGAACCTGCTGCTCGGCAACCTGGGCAAGCCCGGCGGCCTGCGGCCTGTGCCGGAACAGCCCGCGGTGGTGCCCGGCGGCATGACCCGCTCCGAGTTGATGGCCACAGACGTGGTGGCTTGGCTGAAACGGGTGGGCAAGGGCGAGAAGCCCGCGCCGGAGTTGCTGCTGGTCTACGAGGCCAACCCCCGTTACGCCCTGCCCGAGGCCGAGGCCATGGGCGAGGCGCTGGACAAGGCGGGCTTCACCGTCAGCTTCTCCTCCTTCATGGACGAGACCGCGGCCAAGGCGGACCTCATTCTGCCCAACCCCATGTCCCTGGAGCGTCAGGACGACCTGATGACCCCTTACGGTTCGGCCTTCGCCTCCTACACCCTTGGCCGTCCCGTGACCGCTCCGGTGAAGGATGCCAAGCCGACCACCGACCTCTTCCTCTCCCTGGCCGGCAAGTTGGGGCAGAATCCCGGGTTCAAGGACTTCGCCGCCGTTCTCGCGGGCAGGGCCGAATCCCTGGGCGCCATGGGCGGCTACATCTCCGGCGGGAAAGACCCGGCCGAGGCCATCATGGCCGGTTCCCAGCCCTCCGGCGGCGATCTGGCCAAGGGGCTGGAAGCGGGAAGGGCCTGGCTGCACACGGCCCCGGTCGCCCAAACCGGCCTCTCCCTGGCGACTGACGTTCTGGCCGAGGGCGCGGCCTACACCAAACCCTCTGGCGGTTCGCTGGCCCTGGCTCCGCAGAAGCACCTCAACGTGGGCACCGGTTCCATGGCCATCCCCGGATTCAACCTGCCCACCCTCCGCGATGAAGAGTTGCAGAACGGCAAAATGGCCGTCTTCATGTGTTCGGAAACGGCCAAGCTGGCCGGCGTCACCAAGGGCGACCCCGTCACCCTGTCCAACGACGCCGGCTCCGTCAGCGGCTACGCGCTCATAGACGAAACGGTCATGCCCGGCGTGGTCTCCGCCCCCTTGGGCTTCGGCCACACCCACTGGGACGAGTTCTCCGCTGGCCGCGGCGACAACGTGAACAAGGTGCTCACGGTGTCGGAGGCCAACGGTCTGACCTCCTGGAACCGGGTGTCGGTCAAGGTTGCGAAAAGCTAA
- the qrcC gene encoding menaquinone reductase iron-sulfur cluster-binding subunit QrcC — protein sequence MATKRDFSILWGMAIDLDKCTGCGACVVACQVENNNAPDKNNPDKLHTTQWLSVYRLENGKKFPDADVAYLPRPCMQCGNPSCVPVCPVVATEKGEEGGIVSQIYPRCIGCRYCAAACPYHVRVFNWFDPVWPEGMEKTLTPFTSTRPRGVIEKCHFCHHRWNMAREQARANNEDPYELPEDAYQPACVELCPTGALVFGDLKNPDHKVHKLAKSPHAKRLLEKLGGDPQVYYLSRRQWVLQQLDNHLPGEEAHGHGNTNAHGGSHG from the coding sequence ATGGCTACCAAACGAGACTTCTCCATCCTCTGGGGGATGGCCATCGACCTGGACAAATGCACCGGCTGCGGCGCCTGCGTGGTGGCCTGCCAAGTCGAGAACAACAACGCCCCCGACAAGAACAATCCCGACAAACTGCACACCACGCAGTGGCTGAGCGTTTACCGCCTGGAAAACGGCAAGAAGTTCCCCGACGCGGACGTTGCCTATCTTCCCAGGCCCTGCATGCAGTGCGGCAACCCCTCCTGTGTGCCGGTCTGTCCGGTCGTGGCCACGGAGAAGGGCGAGGAGGGAGGCATCGTCTCCCAGATCTACCCTCGCTGCATCGGCTGCCGGTACTGCGCGGCCGCTTGCCCCTACCACGTGCGGGTATTCAACTGGTTCGACCCAGTCTGGCCCGAGGGCATGGAAAAGACCCTCACGCCCTTCACCTCCACCCGGCCCCGCGGCGTGATCGAGAAGTGCCACTTCTGCCACCACCGCTGGAACATGGCCAGGGAGCAGGCGCGGGCCAACAACGAGGACCCCTACGAGTTGCCCGAGGATGCTTACCAGCCCGCCTGCGTGGAGCTCTGCCCCACCGGCGCCCTGGTCTTCGGCGACCTGAAGAACCCCGACCACAAGGTCCACAAGCTGGCCAAGAGCCCGCATGCCAAGCGGCTCCTGGAAAAGCTGGGCGGCGATCCCCAGGTCTACTACCTGAGCCGCCGCCAGTGGGTGCTGCAGCAGCTGGACAACCACCTGCCCGGTGAGGAAGCCCACGGGCACGGAAACACCAACGCCCATGGAGGAAGCCATGGCTAA
- the qrcD gene encoding menaquinone reductase integral membrane subunit QrcD — protein MAKAQPIDHPLFPEGAERCSLFQFVLWLGFWGALFLAGVYAAYVVFANGLGVTGLNNYFAFGLYITFDLAIIALGAGAFFSGLLKYILKVDELKNIINLAVIGGFFCYSGAMLILTMELGQPLRSWFGFWHPNVHSMLTEVIFCISCYLLVLTIEVLPMVMEQKQLNRIPFLHHFAHNMHVFMPLFAGIGAFLSTFHQGSLGGMYGVMFARPFAFREGFFIWPWTFFLFVMSAAASGPCFTLLMCKIIEKLSGRKMTTWKTKQVFGKIAGAMLSLYLFFKIMDTFAWGTWTLPSLGQTFSEMFSGPAIYGLWQFIFEIGVFGIIPAVILLSKPLRNNEPLFWTACIFNCLGISLNRYVMTVHSLAAPVMPFDTWEIYVPAWTEILPSIMVIAYGVIVVSLAYRYLPLFPQEKELNS, from the coding sequence ATGGCTAAGGCGCAGCCCATCGACCATCCACTGTTCCCCGAGGGGGCCGAGCGCTGCTCCCTCTTCCAGTTCGTGCTCTGGCTCGGCTTCTGGGGCGCGCTGTTCCTGGCCGGCGTCTATGCCGCCTACGTGGTGTTCGCCAACGGCCTGGGCGTGACCGGCCTGAACAACTACTTCGCCTTCGGGCTGTACATCACCTTCGATCTGGCGATCATCGCCTTGGGCGCGGGGGCCTTCTTCTCCGGCCTGTTGAAGTACATCCTCAAGGTGGACGAGCTGAAGAACATCATCAACCTGGCCGTCATAGGCGGTTTCTTCTGCTACTCGGGCGCCATGCTCATTCTGACCATGGAACTCGGCCAGCCGCTGCGCTCCTGGTTCGGCTTCTGGCACCCCAACGTCCACTCCATGCTTACGGAAGTCATCTTCTGCATCAGTTGCTACCTCCTGGTCCTGACCATCGAGGTACTGCCCATGGTCATGGAGCAGAAGCAGCTGAACAGGATTCCCTTCCTGCATCACTTCGCCCACAACATGCACGTGTTCATGCCGCTCTTCGCGGGCATCGGCGCGTTCCTGTCCACCTTCCACCAGGGCTCCCTGGGCGGCATGTACGGCGTCATGTTCGCCCGCCCCTTCGCCTTCCGCGAGGGTTTCTTCATCTGGCCGTGGACCTTCTTCCTCTTCGTCATGTCAGCCGCCGCCTCCGGGCCCTGCTTCACCCTGCTCATGTGCAAGATCATCGAGAAGCTTTCCGGGCGGAAAATGACCACCTGGAAGACCAAGCAGGTCTTCGGCAAGATCGCCGGAGCCATGCTCTCGCTGTATCTCTTCTTCAAGATTATGGACACCTTCGCCTGGGGCACCTGGACCCTGCCCTCCCTTGGGCAGACCTTCTCGGAGATGTTCTCCGGCCCGGCCATCTACGGCCTGTGGCAGTTCATCTTCGAGATCGGCGTCTTTGGCATCATCCCGGCGGTCATCCTGCTGTCCAAGCCGCTCAGGAACAACGAGCCGCTCTTCTGGACGGCCTGCATATTCAACTGCCTGGGCATCTCCTTGAATCGCTACGTCATGACCGTGCATTCCCTGGCCGCGCCGGTCATGCCCTTCGATACCTGGGAAATCTACGTGCCCGCCTGGACCGAGATACTGCCCTCCATCATGGTCATCGCCTACGGCGTCATCGTGGTCTCCCTGGCCTACCGCTATCTGCCCCTGTTCCCGCAGGAGAAGGAACTCAACTCCTAG
- a CDS encoding MraY family glycosyltransferase: protein MGWATAGIALAAFLLSLVLTGKVLRNADGLGLLDEPNARSSHTRATPTGGGLGFLAAFFLVAWPSVYLLPDLGRASPGLLLVLCLPLAGTGYLDDRKGLGALPRYAVQVLCSAGLLWWAGLPQQWAAWPLAWLLAGAAGLVVAVTALINFTNFMDGMDGFVGGVCAVCFAFLAVWCGQPAWWFLAAALAGFLFWNWPPAKIFMGDAGSTPLGLLLACALLLGLDNGSLQAHHLIPLLPLYGDAVYTLIRRTLRLENIFRAHHSHIYQRLMRSGLPHRRVSSLYILLTALCGSLASAWNAPGALAAAAVCLAGLLSAEIRCARRKVPFTRG, encoded by the coding sequence ATGGGCTGGGCCACCGCCGGGATCGCCCTGGCAGCGTTTCTTCTCTCCCTCGTCCTCACCGGCAAGGTGCTTCGCAACGCTGACGGTCTGGGACTGCTGGACGAGCCCAACGCCCGCAGTTCCCACACCCGGGCCACTCCCACGGGGGGCGGGCTGGGATTCCTGGCCGCCTTCTTCCTCGTCGCCTGGCCCTCGGTGTATCTGCTCCCCGATCTGGGCCGCGCCTCGCCCGGGCTGCTGCTCGTGCTGTGCCTCCCCCTGGCCGGAACGGGCTATCTGGACGACCGCAAGGGACTAGGGGCTCTCCCCCGCTACGCGGTGCAGGTGCTGTGCAGCGCCGGGCTGCTGTGGTGGGCGGGGCTGCCGCAGCAATGGGCCGCTTGGCCGCTGGCCTGGCTGCTGGCGGGTGCGGCCGGACTGGTGGTGGCCGTCACCGCCCTCATCAACTTCACCAATTTCATGGACGGCATGGACGGCTTTGTGGGCGGGGTCTGCGCCGTCTGCTTCGCTTTCCTGGCCGTGTGGTGCGGCCAGCCCGCGTGGTGGTTCCTGGCGGCGGCCCTGGCCGGATTCCTCTTTTGGAACTGGCCACCTGCCAAGATTTTCATGGGCGACGCGGGCTCCACTCCACTGGGACTGCTGCTGGCCTGCGCCCTGCTTCTGGGACTGGACAATGGCAGCCTCCAGGCCCACCACCTCATCCCCCTGCTCCCCTTGTATGGCGACGCGGTATACACCCTTATTCGGCGCACCCTGCGCCTGGAAAACATCTTCCGAGCCCACCACAGCCACATCTACCAGCGCCTGATGCGCTCCGGCCTGCCCCACCGACGGGTCAGCTCCCTCTACATCCTGCTGACCGCCCTCTGCGGCAGCCTTGCTTCCGCCTGGAATGCGCCCGGTGCCCTCGCCGCAGCGGCCGTCTGCCTTGCCGGTCTGCTGTCCGCGGAAATCCGCTGCGCCCGCCGCAAGGTGCCCTTCACCAGGGGCTGA